One part of the Melopsittacus undulatus isolate bMelUnd1 chromosome 17, bMelUnd1.mat.Z, whole genome shotgun sequence genome encodes these proteins:
- the LOC101881410 gene encoding keratin, type I cytoskeletal 14 has translation MSTTVRQYSSSMSLKGPGGLGGGSTRLSSVRGGTGGYRAPSVHGGSSSYSVSSRMVSGFGGGYGGSYCSSVGGGLGAGFGGSYGAGFGAGLGAGFGAGFGGTFGGGDGILQAGEKETMQNLNDRLAAYLDKVRALEEANTDLEVKIREWYKKQAPGPERDYSPYYRTIEELRNKILAATVENANIVLQIDNARLAADDFRTKFETEQALRLSVEADINGLRRVLDELTLARADLEMQIENLKEELAYLKKNHEEEMNALRGQVGGEISVEMDAAPGIDLTKILAEMREQYESLAEKNRRDAEQWFFSKTEELNREVAINTEQLQSGKTEITELRRTIQSLEIDLQSQLSTKAALESSLADTEARYGTQLAQLQGLITSVEEQLAELRCDMERQNQEYRVLLDVKCRLEQEIATYRRLLEGEDAHISSQYSSAMSSHAGRDVMSTSRQVRTIVEEVQDGKVVSSREQVALTTR, from the exons ATGAGCACCACTGTCAGGCAGTACTCCTCCTCCATGTCCCTCAAGGGGCCTGGGGGCCTGGGTGGAGGCTCCACCAGGCTCTCCTCCGTGCGGGGGGGCACCGGCGGCTACAGAGCCCCCAGCGTCCACGGAGGCTCTAGCAGCTACTCTGTCTCTTCCCGCATGGTCTCAGGCTTCGGGGGTGGCTATGGGGGCAGCTACTGCAGCAGCGTAGGAGGGGGCCTCGGCGCCGGCTTtgggggcagctatggggctggctTTGGGGCTGGCCTTGGAGCCGGCTTCGGAGCCGGCTTTGGAGGTACCTTTGGAGGCGGCGATGGCATCCTCCAGGCTGGTGAGAAGGAGACGATGCAGAACCTCAACGACCGCCTGGCTGCCTACCTGGACAAAGTGCGTGCCCTGGAGGAGGCCAACACTGACCTGGAGGTCAAGATCAGGGAATGGTACAAGAAACAGGCACCTGGTCCCGAGCGTGACTACAGCCCCTACTACAGGACCATCGAGGAGCTCAGGAACAAG ATTCTTGCTGCAACTGTTGAAAATGCCAACATCGTCCTACAGATTGACAATGCCAGGCTGGCAGCTGATGACTTCAGAACCAA GTTTGAGACGGAGCAGGCTCTGCGCCTCAGTGTGGAGGCCGACATCAACGGCCTGCGCAGGGTCCTGGATGAGCTGACCCTGGCCAGAGCTGACCTGGAGATGCAGATTGAGAACCTGAAGGAAGAGCTGGCCTACCTCAAGAAGAACCACGAGGAG GAGATGAATGCCCTGCGCGGGCAGGTGGGTGGTGAGATCAGTGTGGAGATGGATGCTGCTCCTGGAATCGACCTCACCAAGATCCTGGCTGAGATGCGGGAGCAGTACGAGAGCCTGGCAGAAAAGAACCGCCGGGATGCTGAGCAGTGGTTCTTCAGCAAG ACGGAAGAGCTGAACCGGGAGGTGGCCATCAACACCGAGCAGCTTCAGAGTGGCAAGACGGAGATCACGGAGCTGCGCCGCACCATCCAGAGCCTGGAGATCGACCTGCAGTCCCAGCTCAGCACG AAAGCGGCGTTGGAGAGCAGCTTGGCTGACACAGAAGCCCGCTACGGCACCCAGCTGGCCCAGCTCCAGGGGCTCATCACCAGCGTGGAGGAGCAGCTGGCTGAGCTGCGGTGCGACATGGAGCGCCAGAACCAGGAGTACAGGGTCCTGCTGGACGTCAAATGCCGCCTGGAGCAGGAGATCGCCACGTACCGCCGGCTGCTGGAGGGCGAGGATGCCCA CATCTCTTCCCAGTACTCCTCCGCGATGTCCTCACACGCTGGCAGAGATG TCATGTCAACGTCCCGCCAGGTCCGCACGATTGTGGAGGAGGTGCAGGATGGGAAGGTGGTCTCCTCCCGGGAGCAGGTTGCACTTACCACTCGCTAG